One window of the Triticum dicoccoides isolate Atlit2015 ecotype Zavitan chromosome 3B, WEW_v2.0, whole genome shotgun sequence genome contains the following:
- the LOC119274853 gene encoding snurportin-1-like, whose amino-acid sequence MAPPQHAPRRPYKRPAISDQQRRRDSALQTQSARRADAQARARSLANSLLSPQPSSPAAADQPPPSPDAPDERGHDPTVADVASAAAKLRGPDQRRWFARQIMLPEWMVDAPPHLARDWHVSARPAGKRCMVVSSNGITISRLRNGTILHRFPSALPNGSKKGLSGPASSYSILDCIFHEPDETYYIVDMICWRGYSLYDCTAEFRFFWVNSKLTETSAGDPPSTYHRYRFSAVPMYESTLDGLQAAYSGSTPYVKDGLLFYNKHAHYQAGITPLTLVWKDETCSQYLLDTDSEGQVPTEQHVVLELQEDGKLVTSDDPPIAFGSLDNEFIQKSNLRPGNLLRFSVRDESVKLVDGKMEIGQLQLAGKLNRSRTSADSHSKVLFQYAARHAPLRIEDLVASVQSNSMEIESTDVEMQG is encoded by the exons atggcgccgccgcagcaCGCCCCCCGCCGCCCCTACAAGCGCCCGGCCATCTCCGACCAGCAGCGCCGCCGCGACTCCGCCCTCCAGACCCAGTCCGCCCGCCGCGCCGACGCCCAGGCGCGCGCGCGCAGCCTCGCCAACTCCCTGCTCTCTCCCCAAccctcctcccccgccgccgccgaccaaccCCCGCCCTCCCCCGACGCCCCCGACGAACGCGGACATGATCCCACCGTCGCCGACGTCGCCTCGGCCGCAGCCAAGCTCCGCGGCCCCGACCAGCGCCGCTGGTTCGCCCGCCAGATCATGCTCCCGGAGTGGATGGTCGACGCCCCTCCCCACCTCGCCCGCGACTG GCATGTTTCTGCCAGACCCGCTGGCAAACGATGCATGGTCGTGTCGTCGAACGGCATCACGATTAGCAGGCTCCGTAACGGAACCATTCTTCACCGGTTCCCCTCCGCCTTACCCAACGGGTCCAAGAAAGGACTCTCTGGTCCTGCAAGCTCCTACTCTATCCTTGACTGCATATTCCATGAG CCTGATGAGACGTACTACATCGTTGATATGATTTGTTGGCGAGGCTATTCGCTCTATGATTGCACTGCTGAGTTCAGATTTTTCTGGGTGAACTCCAAGCTTACGGAGACTTCTGCTGGCGATCCTCCATCGACATACCATCGGTATAGATTCAGTGCTGTTCCTATGTATGAGTCCACGCTTGATGGCCTTCAGGCAGCATATTCGGGAAGCACACCTTATGTTAAAGATGGCTTGCTGTTCTATAACAA GCATGCACATTATCAAGCTGGAATCACACCCCTTACGCTAGTATGGAAAGACGAGACTTGCAGCCAATATCTTCTTGATACGGATAGTGAGGGACAAGTTCCAACTGAGCAACAC GTTGTGTTGGAGCTGCAAGAGGATGGAAAGCTAGTTACTTCTGATGATCCTCCAATTGCATTTGGTAGCTTGGACAACGAATTTATCCAGAAG TCAAACCTGCGGCCTGGGAACCTTCTTCGCTTCAGTGTAAGAGATGAAAGTGTGAAACTTGTGGATGGGAAGATGGAGATTGGTCAGCTGCAACTTGCCGGGAAGCTGAACCGTTCTCGTACTTCCGCTGACAGCCACTCCAAA GTTTTGTTCCAGTATGCTGCCAGGCATGCTCCTCTGAGAATTGAGGATCTGGTAGCCTCTGTTCAATCAAACAGTATGGAGATTGAATCCACAGATGTTGAAATGCAAGGTTGA